Proteins co-encoded in one Bremerella sp. TYQ1 genomic window:
- a CDS encoding efflux RND transporter periplasmic adaptor subunit, which produces MLRYRGSVATTATLLLAILGCGAPPAEAPPIRPVRTIQVGNLTAVNSREFPGRAKAKDEVDLSFQVSGPLVSVPVDVGDLVKKGQVIAVIDPRDFEAALASNQGNLERAKANLSAMESGARPEEIAQLTAALEQAKSIFEQATAEHKRSEDLIKSKAISQSQFDITLARMESTAADVRSAEEALNIGMKGAREEDLEAKRAEIRALEAAVKSAKNQLDYATMTAPFDGEVAARFVDNFQTVQAKQPVFRLLNTTQIEITIQVPETLISLVPQVKKVSCHFDAFPGKEFFGKVTKVSREASQTTRTYPVTIEIDQPDDIQILPGMAATVRNHPVESDDDVPEELIVPTNALFTPSDSPQTFVWIVDPNTSKVARREIETGGLTPVGITVSDGLTSGDLVVISGVNSLRDGQEVKLPK; this is translated from the coding sequence ATGTTGAGGTATCGAGGATCGGTTGCCACGACGGCGACGTTGCTCCTAGCAATTTTAGGGTGCGGTGCTCCGCCTGCAGAGGCTCCACCAATCCGACCCGTTCGGACCATTCAAGTCGGAAACTTGACGGCCGTTAATAGTCGAGAGTTTCCTGGACGGGCCAAAGCCAAAGACGAAGTCGATCTGTCGTTCCAGGTGTCAGGGCCACTTGTCTCAGTTCCTGTCGATGTCGGCGACCTCGTCAAAAAGGGACAAGTGATTGCGGTCATCGACCCCCGCGACTTCGAGGCTGCCTTGGCAAGTAATCAGGGTAACTTAGAGCGTGCGAAGGCAAATCTATCCGCCATGGAAAGTGGGGCGAGGCCTGAAGAAATCGCCCAACTTACGGCAGCGTTGGAACAAGCCAAATCTATTTTCGAGCAGGCCACCGCAGAGCACAAACGCAGTGAAGATTTGATCAAGTCGAAAGCCATCTCGCAGTCTCAGTTCGATATCACGCTGGCTCGAATGGAAAGTACGGCGGCTGATGTCCGAAGTGCTGAAGAAGCGCTCAACATCGGGATGAAGGGAGCGCGAGAAGAAGATCTCGAAGCGAAGCGAGCCGAGATTCGAGCGTTGGAAGCGGCAGTAAAATCGGCGAAGAATCAATTGGACTACGCGACGATGACAGCTCCGTTTGACGGTGAAGTCGCGGCACGATTCGTCGATAACTTTCAGACCGTTCAGGCCAAACAGCCCGTCTTTCGCTTGCTGAATACAACTCAAATCGAAATCACCATTCAAGTTCCGGAAACGCTCATTTCCCTGGTTCCGCAAGTGAAGAAGGTCTCATGTCACTTCGATGCGTTTCCTGGAAAGGAGTTCTTCGGCAAAGTGACAAAGGTCAGCCGCGAAGCTTCGCAGACGACACGTACTTACCCGGTAACGATCGAGATCGATCAGCCTGATGATATTCAGATTTTACCTGGTATGGCTGCGACGGTTCGTAATCATCCTGTGGAATCGGATGACGATGTTCCTGAAGAGCTAATTGTTCCGACGAATGCATTGTTTACTCCTTCAGACAGTCCACAAACGTTTGTTTGGATTGTCGATCCAAACACGAGTAAAGTCGCACGTCGTGAAATAGAAACTGGAGGCCTCACCCCAGTCGGTATTACCGTTTCTGACGGCTTAACGAGCGGAGATCTGGTCGTGATCTCCGGCGTTAACTCTTTGCGTGACGGACAAGAAGTCAAACTTCCTAAATAG
- a CDS encoding efflux RND transporter permease subunit: MSLAALSIEKRAVAYFGVLLIIVGGVFCYFQLGQLEDPEFSVKTAVITTTYPGASAEQVELEVTDRIETKLQEMTELKNVYSNSRPGLSIIKVDIKSNYWSDRLPQVWDVLRKKVADVQPTLPSGAGKPVVGDDFGNVYGFLLAVSSDGFSYAELEKYVKDMRKELSVVKGVARVDFWGVQEKRVYLEVSSAQLAELNLTPAQIIDTLQGQNLVVDAGEVDYLTQRMRISPTGEFGSPEEIGDLAIAGVVDGRDEIIRIRDFATVHTGYIDPPSHMLRHNGRQAIALAIAPSAGENVVEVGKRIDRRINQLLADLPIGINVERISWQSDQVAESIRSFMVSLIEAVAIVLALLAITMGIRPGIIIGISGLVFPILGTFIVMAIMGIDLHRISLGALIIAMGMMVDNAIVVTDGIMVRISQGMDRKKAAIEAASGPSIPLLGATVVACMAFFPIFASSYDTGEYAGSLFTVVAISLLLSWLFCQTIAPLLCIAMLPAPKQSGTTAEPYQSKFYQLFRGLLRWTIRFRILFLGSMVALLLVAVVGFRWVPQLYFPDSSRLQVMIDYWAPEGTRIQQTSLDVQRIEDFVQQHDATASVSTFIGKGPPRFYLPVSAEDPYSSYAQIIINTNSLSGVNELVADTDAWVQENVPEAMVRVRKYAVGAFDDWKVEARFSGPANADPDVLRQLAEKGANILRDTPSAKEVRVNWREPVQVLSPQFNEERARWSGISREDLSRAMLRATDGVVVGQYRQEDDIVPIVARNIESEREQAATSLDELLITPKFATHAVPASQVIDGVEVTWENPLIWRWDRRRAITVQCSPDNVTAPTLRNEVLAKFEAIELPPGYRLDWDGEYLSAKQSQEALVPGIVPAFVVMLFILVALFNGFRPMMICIGVIPFVIIGITGGLLLTNTPFGFIALLGAMSLSGMMIKNVVVLLDEVNANLGKGLTPYHAVVEAAVSRLNPVVNAAGTTVLGVLPMLQDVFWVALAVTIFFGLIVGTLLTMVMVPTLYALLYGIAVPKSEQ; the protein is encoded by the coding sequence ATGAGTTTGGCTGCGTTGTCGATTGAAAAACGAGCTGTTGCCTACTTCGGTGTTCTCTTGATCATCGTCGGAGGAGTCTTCTGCTATTTTCAGCTTGGTCAATTGGAAGACCCCGAGTTCTCTGTGAAAACGGCCGTCATCACGACGACCTATCCTGGGGCAAGTGCCGAGCAGGTGGAACTGGAAGTTACTGACCGGATCGAAACCAAGCTCCAAGAAATGACGGAATTGAAGAATGTTTATTCCAATTCACGTCCTGGGCTTTCCATTATTAAAGTCGATATCAAAAGCAATTATTGGTCAGACCGGCTTCCGCAAGTCTGGGATGTACTCCGAAAAAAGGTTGCAGACGTGCAGCCAACTTTGCCCAGCGGGGCCGGGAAGCCCGTCGTTGGCGATGACTTTGGTAATGTCTATGGCTTTCTTCTTGCGGTGAGCAGCGATGGCTTCAGTTACGCCGAACTGGAGAAGTACGTCAAAGATATGCGGAAGGAATTAAGCGTCGTCAAAGGAGTCGCTCGCGTCGATTTTTGGGGCGTACAAGAGAAACGTGTTTACCTGGAAGTCTCCTCTGCGCAACTAGCCGAACTGAACCTTACCCCTGCCCAAATCATTGATACTCTGCAGGGGCAAAATCTGGTTGTTGACGCAGGCGAAGTTGATTATCTGACGCAGCGAATGCGCATTTCACCCACCGGCGAATTTGGTAGTCCTGAGGAAATCGGTGATCTGGCGATCGCAGGCGTTGTTGATGGACGGGACGAGATCATTCGTATCCGTGACTTCGCGACAGTCCATACTGGTTACATCGATCCGCCTAGTCATATGCTCCGTCACAACGGGCGACAAGCCATTGCACTTGCCATCGCTCCTTCCGCCGGTGAGAACGTGGTCGAGGTAGGTAAAAGAATTGACCGACGCATCAATCAGCTCCTTGCTGATTTACCCATCGGGATCAACGTCGAGCGGATCTCGTGGCAATCTGACCAAGTTGCTGAGTCCATTCGGTCGTTCATGGTCAGCTTGATCGAAGCCGTGGCTATCGTCCTGGCGCTGCTCGCCATAACCATGGGAATTCGGCCTGGCATTATTATTGGAATCAGCGGTTTGGTCTTCCCTATCCTGGGAACATTTATCGTTATGGCCATCATGGGTATCGATTTGCACCGGATATCTCTAGGGGCACTCATCATTGCGATGGGGATGATGGTCGATAATGCGATTGTGGTGACCGACGGGATCATGGTCCGTATTTCTCAAGGCATGGATCGCAAGAAGGCTGCGATAGAAGCAGCAAGCGGTCCTTCGATTCCTTTGCTGGGAGCTACCGTCGTTGCATGTATGGCGTTCTTTCCAATTTTCGCGTCCAGCTACGATACGGGAGAATACGCCGGTAGCTTGTTCACCGTCGTTGCCATCTCGCTTCTACTGAGCTGGCTTTTCTGTCAGACCATCGCTCCATTGCTTTGTATCGCGATGCTACCTGCGCCTAAGCAAAGCGGCACCACCGCGGAGCCTTATCAGAGCAAGTTCTACCAGTTGTTTCGAGGCTTACTGCGATGGACGATCCGATTCCGGATTTTATTTTTGGGAAGCATGGTCGCACTGCTGCTTGTCGCCGTTGTTGGCTTTCGCTGGGTGCCGCAACTGTATTTTCCTGACTCAAGTCGATTGCAGGTCATGATCGACTATTGGGCGCCTGAAGGAACGAGAATTCAGCAAACCAGTCTTGATGTTCAACGAATCGAAGATTTTGTTCAGCAGCATGACGCTACGGCATCTGTCAGCACTTTCATCGGTAAGGGACCACCTCGATTTTATTTACCTGTCAGCGCTGAAGATCCGTATTCCTCCTACGCACAGATTATTATCAATACGAATTCGCTATCTGGCGTCAATGAACTAGTTGCCGATACCGACGCTTGGGTTCAGGAAAATGTCCCCGAAGCGATGGTCCGTGTCAGAAAGTATGCCGTTGGTGCTTTCGACGATTGGAAGGTTGAAGCACGGTTTAGTGGTCCAGCGAATGCCGATCCAGACGTCCTTCGCCAGTTAGCTGAAAAAGGTGCAAACATTCTCCGTGATACGCCGTCGGCCAAGGAAGTTCGGGTAAATTGGCGCGAGCCAGTCCAAGTTCTTTCTCCACAATTCAATGAAGAACGAGCCCGATGGTCTGGCATTTCTCGAGAAGATCTTTCGCGTGCCATGCTCCGTGCAACGGATGGTGTTGTCGTGGGCCAATATCGCCAAGAAGACGATATCGTTCCCATTGTCGCGCGGAATATTGAATCTGAACGAGAGCAAGCCGCCACATCGTTGGATGAATTATTGATCACGCCAAAATTTGCGACGCATGCTGTTCCCGCTTCTCAAGTTATTGATGGTGTCGAAGTCACTTGGGAGAACCCTCTGATTTGGCGCTGGGATCGCCGTCGGGCAATTACCGTTCAATGCTCGCCTGACAACGTGACCGCACCTACGCTCCGGAATGAGGTTTTGGCGAAATTCGAGGCTATTGAACTCCCACCAGGCTACCGCCTCGATTGGGATGGCGAGTATTTAAGCGCGAAGCAGTCTCAGGAGGCGCTGGTCCCAGGGATTGTCCCCGCGTTCGTTGTGATGCTTTTCATTTTGGTCGCACTCTTCAACGGCTTCCGGCCTATGATGATTTGCATTGGTGTAATCCCGTTTGTGATCATTGGGATCACCGGCGGTCTCCTGCTTACCAACACGCCGTTCGGATTTATTGCGTTGCTCGGAGCGATGAGTCTCTCCGGGATGATGATTAAGAACGTGGTGGTCTTACTAGATGAAGTCAACGCAAATCTGGGGAAGGGGTTAACTCCGTATCATGCGGTTGTCGAAGCGGCCGTGTCGCGATTGAATCCCGTCGTGAACGCGGCTGGTACGACCGTCCTAGGAGTGTTGCCGATGTTGCAAGACGTCTTCTGGGTGGCCCTAGCTGTAACGATCTTCTTTGGTCTGATCGTAGGAACCCTTCTCACAATGGTGATGGTGCCGACGCTCTATGCTTTGCTGTACGGCATTGCCGTTCCAAAATCGGAGCAGTAG